TAAGCGAATAACTGTACGAAACTGGTAGCCAAACCACAAAACGCCGTAAAACCGCTCCAAATGGCGATTGCTGTGGCGAGAATTTTTTTGCGATTGGAGCGGTCTGCCAACAAGGCAATAGGAATGGCAAATGTCGAATAAAACAGAGCGAATGCAAAACCACCCAAAAGGCCCAATTGCGTGTCAGTAAGCCCTAACTCGTCTTGGATAGGAATCGCCAGAATCGCAATCAACTGACGATCCATATAGTTCAAGGTGTAATGCAGAAAGATCAGAAGCAATACATAAAACTTATAACTCGGCTTCTCTATAACTGCACCATTAGAATAGCTTTGCAATGATTTCATTTTTTAAGTGTTATTCCTGATTGCTCTATATCCCAACAATCAGCAGTCACACCCTCTTCCTTCAATTTGTATTTCTCAACCCGGTCGCTTGGGGTCTTCGGAAGAGTATCCCGGTAGGCGATATAACGAGGGATGGCGAAATAAGCTATTCGAGTCTTACACCATTGAACCAGTCCGGCTTCATCAAGTGTTTTCCCTTCCTTGAGTACCACTACGGCTTTAACATCCTCTTCGCCAAGCGGTGATGGCACACCAACCACACAGGATTCAAGTACATCCGGGTGTTCATTAATCACAGACTCAACCTCAAAAGACGAAATGTTTTCACCTCGCCTGCGAATAGCCTGCTTCTTGCGATCGGAATAATAAAAGTAGCCGTCTTCATCGCGACGGGCAAGATCGCCCGTGTGATACCAGAAGTTACTCATTAGCTCGAGCGTCTTTTCCGGCATTTTGTAGTAACCGGTCGTACCAAGATACATACTCTCCGGCTGAACGATAATTTCCCCCACGACACCTGGCGGTACCTCATTATCATTTTCGTCAACCACTTTTACCCGATAACCATTAATCGGCTTGCCACAGGAACCGGGGCGACGACTTTCATAGGGATTAACCAGGTTAAACAGAGCTTCTGTTAATCCGTACAACTCCAGCAAGTGGGTATTAAACCTGTCCTGAAACGCCTGCCAAATATTTTCAGGCGCGGCAGCACCCACCATCAATCGAAGGGGGTTGTCTGCATCATCGTCACGCGGATCCTGTTTCATCAGCATGGAAATCATACCGCCAATGTAATTGACCGTTGTGCAACCGTACTCACGAGCCTCATCGAACAGGCCGCTGGCCGAAAACCGTTCACTGAATACGGCTTTTGCATCTGCCAATATCGCCGGTAGAACCGTCATTCCTCGAGCTGCGGAATGAAAAAAGGGCATTTGCGTCATCATGACATCGTCTTCAGTTAACCTACAACTTTGCACATAAGAGAGCGCACACTGATACCAGTAATGATGAGACATCATCACACCTTTGGACGGCCCCGTAGTGCCAGAGGTAAACAGAATTGTCGACAGATCTTTAAAGCTGATATTTAAATCGGGGGTTGCGTCGGACTGGTTGGAAAAGTCCGTATAACGACTAATATCGAGCCCTTCCCAAGCGGGTAACTGCGGAGATTCATCCCCGGAGCCAACTACCACCACAAACCGCAGGTTATCCAGCTTCTCCAGGATACTTTCAATGTGATCCAGGTAGTCTTCAAATACCACCAGCCCCACACAATCACCGTGGTTAATTTGATGGGCAAGGCCGTTACCACGCAGAGCAACATTAATAGGGACATCAACGCCACCCAGCTTGCTTAACCCAAACCAGCTATACAGATGCTCCGGAATATTTGGCAGCATTACCGCTACCTTGCTCTCGTACCCGACGCCATGACAACGGAAGCCGTTAGCCAACTGATTGGTACGAAGGTGCAATTGCTCGAACGTAATCTGTTTTTCGCCAAACTGAAAGACAACATGGTTAGGCAGCCTTCTGGCCTTGTCTTCAATAATAGCGGGCAATATCCGGTCGGCCTGCCCGTACTCCTGCATCTGCCAGGCAGCCCATTTCTTCTCGGCTTTTTCGAATTTATCCTCCCATCTAGACACGACTTGTTACCCTCAATTTTATTCTCTCGTCAGGACCGCTTTTTCAACAAAGCAACACCATGGTTTCGAACCCGCGTTCAAGGTCGGTTCTTCAAGACCTCAGGTTCGATAGAACGGTGAAACCCGTTATACGGTTGATTTTTACGACTCTTTTCAAGTGTCCAGGTTTGTCGTGCATTCGGTGCCCCGCCATCAATCCGGATACAGGTTCCCGTAATATAGGCTGCCGCCGGAGATAACAGATAGACAATAGCGGCAGAGATCTCGGACTCAGTACCATAGCGTTGCAACGGTACCCGATCAGGGTATTCGTACAGCTTAGGAAGAATTTCAGGTGGATAGGTATCAAAACCACTCGAAGCAATGCCACCCGGGGCAACACAATTCACACGCACATTGTCCGCACCCCATTCACAAGCGACTGATTCCGACAGTGTCAGCATGCCGCCACGGGCTGCGCCGGAATGAGAAAAGTCCGGCCAGCCATTCCAGATATCGGCAATCATGTTGACGATATTGCCGCCATTGGCTTTCATCCAGCGCGTGTAGACCTCGCGCATAAAGATAAACCCGCCTGTAAGGTTATTTCTGACAACCGCTTCAAAGCCTTTGGTTGAAATGGTTTCCATCGCCGTTCGATACTGGCCACCGGCATTGTTGACCAAGGCATCAATCTTGCCGTACTTTTCCAGCACAGCATCAATGACATTGCCTACAGATTCCTCGTCCCGTATATCGCAGGTCTGAACAAACACTTCGCCACCATCTTCCCGGATTTCTGCGCTGACCTGATCCAATTTCTCGACACTGCGCCCAACAATCACAACGTTGGCGCCCAGTGCTGCCAGCTCATGTGCCGTGCACCGGCCAATACCACTGCCACCACCGGTGACAATAACGGTTTGACCTTTAAACAGGTCTGGTGCAAATACTGACTGATAACTCATATTTATTTCCTTAACGATATTTTCCGCGGGTAGAGGTTGTCCGCCGAACAAATATTTAACCGTCGCAACCAACGGTTTATGATTTATTGATTCCGAATGCCATGAATGCCGAGATTTACTCGTCGGCTTACGGACGGATCATCGCGCAGCCGTACCAAAACCAAACAGGTATTGCGCGACCCTTCGCTTCTGCACTTCTTCAGAGCCTTCTGTAATCCGATAGCGTCGGTGATGCCGGTACATGTGCTCAAACGGTAGTGCACGGGTATAACCCATACCACCATGGACCTGAATAGCTCTGTCCGAGGCTTCACAGGCAAGTCTGTTGGCCCGGAAGTTACAAATGGAAACCAGATCGCTAATTTCAATCGGGTCCTGATTGTCCATTTGCCATGCCACCTTGAAAATAAAGTTTCTCAGCATTTCACACTCGGCGTGTAACTCCACCAGCGGGTATTGAATGCCCTGGTTTTTTGAAAGTGATTGTCCGAAGACTTTCCGGGACTTCGCATATTTGGCCGCTTCCGCGATGCAATACCGGGCAACACCTGCACTGGCGGCAGCCTGCCTGATTCTGTTTTCGTGGACAAATCTCTGGGCGACGATCAATCCCTGTCCCTCTCCATGCAAAATCGCGGAATCGGGAACCCGGACATCTTTAAAGCCAACCTCTGGGTGGTCGCTGGGCATGTTGAATGTCCAGTGATTGTAGAGAATATCCACACCAGGAGTAGACATGGGCACGATAAATGCCGTTACACCTTTTGCGTCTCCGGCCTTGCCTGAAGTACGCGCAAACACTAAATCTGCTTTGGCTCTGTAAACCTGGCTGTTAAACCGCTTCACACCGTTAATGACCCAGTCATTCCCGTCTTTTACAGCCGTCGTTTCGAGCCAGGTAGCATCACTGCCGTGATCGGGTTCGGTCAGTCCAAATGCCAGATGGTTTTTCCGGGTAATAATGCCCTCAATGTACTGTTTTTGCTCTTCAGTACCGTATTCATTGAGTATCGGGACCAAAGGAAAATTACCGACAATTGAAGACTCATCCTGCAAATCGTTATGCAGGCCAAGCCCTTTTGCGGCAAGGTGCTCACGAATGGCCGCATTAGCAAGATTCGACCCTTCCTGACCACCACATTCTTTTGGCAGGCAATAACGTAAGTGGCCTGCTTTATCAGCACGGCGCTCCATTTCCGCAATCAGCTCTTCCCACTCCTGTGTGGGTACACCGTCGTTATCCCAGTCAGTTCTGGCATGCTCTCTTCGGTGGTCAAAAAACTGCATATTTTCACGCTCAAGTGGTTTGATCTCCGACTCGATAAATGCGTCAAGCTCTTCAAGCTTGTTGGTAATGTCTAATGGCAAATCAAAATTCATAACACCTATTCTCCAGAAAAATTTTGC
The DNA window shown above is from Pseudomonadales bacterium and carries:
- a CDS encoding ATP-dependent acyl-CoA ligase, coding for MSRWEDKFEKAEKKWAAWQMQEYGQADRILPAIIEDKARRLPNHVVFQFGEKQITFEQLHLRTNQLANGFRCHGVGYESKVAVMLPNIPEHLYSWFGLSKLGGVDVPINVALRGNGLAHQINHGDCVGLVVFEDYLDHIESILEKLDNLRFVVVVGSGDESPQLPAWEGLDISRYTDFSNQSDATPDLNISFKDLSTILFTSGTTGPSKGVMMSHHYWYQCALSYVQSCRLTEDDVMMTQMPFFHSAARGMTVLPAILADAKAVFSERFSASGLFDEAREYGCTTVNYIGGMISMLMKQDPRDDDADNPLRLMVGAAAPENIWQAFQDRFNTHLLELYGLTEALFNLVNPYESRRPGSCGKPINGYRVKVVDENDNEVPPGVVGEIIVQPESMYLGTTGYYKMPEKTLELMSNFWYHTGDLARRDEDGYFYYSDRKKQAIRRRGENISSFEVESVINEHPDVLESCVVGVPSPLGEEDVKAVVVLKEGKTLDEAGLVQWCKTRIAYFAIPRYIAYRDTLPKTPSDRVEKYKLKEEGVTADCWDIEQSGITLKK
- a CDS encoding SDR family oxidoreductase is translated as MSYQSVFAPDLFKGQTVIVTGGGSGIGRCTAHELAALGANVVIVGRSVEKLDQVSAEIREDGGEVFVQTCDIRDEESVGNVIDAVLEKYGKIDALVNNAGGQYRTAMETISTKGFEAVVRNNLTGGFIFMREVYTRWMKANGGNIVNMIADIWNGWPDFSHSGAARGGMLTLSESVACEWGADNVRVNCVAPGGIASSGFDTYPPEILPKLYEYPDRVPLQRYGTESEISAAIVYLLSPAAAYITGTCIRIDGGAPNARQTWTLEKSRKNQPYNGFHRSIEPEVLKNRP
- a CDS encoding acyl-CoA dehydrogenase family protein codes for the protein MNFDLPLDITNKLEELDAFIESEIKPLERENMQFFDHRREHARTDWDNDGVPTQEWEELIAEMERRADKAGHLRYCLPKECGGQEGSNLANAAIREHLAAKGLGLHNDLQDESSIVGNFPLVPILNEYGTEEQKQYIEGIITRKNHLAFGLTEPDHGSDATWLETTAVKDGNDWVINGVKRFNSQVYRAKADLVFARTSGKAGDAKGVTAFIVPMSTPGVDILYNHWTFNMPSDHPEVGFKDVRVPDSAILHGEGQGLIVAQRFVHENRIRQAAASAGVARYCIAEAAKYAKSRKVFGQSLSKNQGIQYPLVELHAECEMLRNFIFKVAWQMDNQDPIEISDLVSICNFRANRLACEASDRAIQVHGGMGYTRALPFEHMYRHHRRYRITEGSEEVQKRRVAQYLFGFGTAAR